TCCTGACCGTCGTCGTCTGGGGGAAGCAGGCCGAGGCCTCGGCGCAGTACCTCGACAAGGGCAGCCCGGTGCTCGTCGAAGGGCGCCTCCAGACGCGCGAGTGGGAGGGCAAGGACGGCCAGCGGCGCAATGTCGTGGAGGTCGTGGCGGACCGACTGCAGTTCCTGGGGCGCCCGAAGGCGGCGGCGCCCGGGGCCGAGAGCGAGTCCTTCGAGGAGCCGGCGGGCCAGGCGGACGAGGTTCCCTTTTGAGGCCGAGGGCCGCCGGGTGGCGCCGGCCGGGTCGATCGGGAGCGCGTGAGGAGGCCAGGACGTGGTGAAGCCCGTGAAGCGGCGCCGGTTCGGCCGGCGGAAGATCTGCAAGTTTTGTGCGGATAAGATCGGCATCGTCGACTACAAGGACATCAAGCGGCTCCGCACCTTCATCACCGAACGCGGAAAGATCATCCCGCGGCGTATCTCCGGGAGCTGCGCCCGACATCAGCGCCAGCTGACCTCGGGCCTGAAGCGCGTTCGGACGATGGCCCTCATCCCGTTCGCCGCGGAGTAGGGACGGCATGGCCGCTGGCCAGGGGACGCGACAGGTCGTCCTTCTGGGTACCGGCCTGGGGCTCGCGCTCCTGCTGCTCGGAGTGACGGAAGCGCGGCTGGGACTCGGCGGGGCCACCGCCCTGGTGAGCCTGATCCCGGTGGCGCTGGCCTTCGCTCTGGGGGGTCCGGTGGCGGGCGGCCTGGCGGCGCTGCTGGGGGTGGTCGGAGCGGCGGCGCTCATCGGCGGTCCGGCGGCGGCCGTCCTGGCGCTCCGGCACGCTTTTCCCGGACTGATCCTCGGCCTGACCCTGAGTCGGCGATTCCCCTTGTCCGTGACCCTCATGCTCGTCGCCGGCGCCAGCCTCGTCGGGCTCACGGCTCTCGTCTGGACGTACCTGCCGGCCGGCACCGCCATTCTCCCCTTGCTCGGTCGGCGGGTCGACGCGCACGTCGCCGAGCTCGAGCGCGTTCCGAGCTGGCTCGGGCTGGCCGGCGATCCCGCCTGGGTCGCCGAGTCGGCCCGGCTCCTGTCCGACACCATGCGGATCGCGGGACCCGGCCTCATCCTGGTCGGGTTGCTGGTCGTCGCCCTCACCAACTACCTCGGCGCGCGGCTCTGCCTCCGCGGTCGGGGCTTCCGCCCGTTCGCCGAGGAGGCCGTGCCAGACCACCTCGTGTGGGCCGTCATCGGGGGGGGCTTCCTGCTCG
This sequence is a window from Candidatus Methylomirabilota bacterium. Protein-coding genes within it:
- a CDS encoding single-stranded DNA-binding protein produces the protein MASLNKVFLIGNLTRPPELRYTPSGTAVSDLRLAVNRSYTTQGGDRREETYFLTVVVWGKQAEASAQYLDKGSPVLVEGRLQTREWEGKDGQRRNVVEVVADRLQFLGRPKAAAPGAESESFEEPAGQADEVPF
- the rpsR gene encoding 30S ribosomal protein S18, which gives rise to MVKPVKRRRFGRRKICKFCADKIGIVDYKDIKRLRTFITERGKIIPRRISGSCARHQRQLTSGLKRVRTMALIPFAAE
- a CDS encoding DUF2232 domain-containing protein translates to MAAGQGTRQVVLLGTGLGLALLLLGVTEARLGLGGATALVSLIPVALAFALGGPVAGGLAALLGVVGAAALIGGPAAAVLALRHAFPGLILGLTLSRRFPLSVTLMLVAGASLVGLTALVWTYLPAGTAILPLLGRRVDAHVAELERVPSWLGLAGDPAWVAESARLLSDTMRIAGPGLILVGLLVVALTNYLGARLCLRGRGFRPFAEEAVPDHLVWAVIGGGFLLVSQHDPFVPAGLNILIVLAPLYAIQGLAILRHFFQKARISRPLQGVSFGLFAVQPLLLIAAACLGLSDLWVDFRRIRRAATPA